Proteins encoded together in one Lathyrus oleraceus cultivar Zhongwan6 chromosome 5, CAAS_Psat_ZW6_1.0, whole genome shotgun sequence window:
- the LOC127083099 gene encoding probable arabinosyltransferase ARAD1, whose product MFGKVLISFITALLVFIPCSILIGTLDIRSSYQSPAIVAATSCADDIPLRVYMYDLPRRFNVGMLDHRNTTEAPVTAVDYPLWPDNSGLKRQHSVEYWMMGSLLNGGGNGSEAVRVLDPEHADVYFVPFFSSLSFNTHGHHMTDPETQIDRQLQIDLMGLLRQSKYWQRSGGRDHVFPMTHPNAFRFLRDQLNESIQVVVDFGRYPKRVSNLNKDVVSPYVHVVDSYIDDEPHDLYESRTTLLFFRGRTHRKDKGIVRAKFTKILAGFDDVHYERSFATGENIKLSSKGMRSSKFCLHPAGDTPSSCRLFDAIVSHCVPVIVSDKIELPFENEIDYSQFSLFFSFKEALEPGYMIDQLRSFPKQKWTEMWRQLKNISHHYEFYYPPKSEDAVNMLWRQIRHKLPEIRQSVHRSRRLKISDWWKR is encoded by the exons ATGTTCGGAAAAGTTCTCATTTCTTTTATCACAGCGCTGTTAGTCTTTATTCCATGCTCAATTTTGATCGGAACACTCGACATTCGATCTTCTTATCAATCACCGGCGATTGTTGCAGCTACTTCGTGTGCCGATGATATTCCATTAAGAGTCTACATGTATGATCTTCCCCGTCGGTTTAACGTCGGCATGCTGGATCACCGGAATACGACAGAAGCTCCGGTGACCGCTGTTGACTATCCTCTATGGCCTGATAATTCCGGTCTCAAGAGGCAGCATAGTGTAGAGTACTGGATGATGGGTTCGCTTCTTAACGGCGGTGGCAATGGAAGTGAAGCGGTAAGGGTTTTGGATCCGGAGCATGCTGATGTGTATTTTGTTCCTTTTTTCTCTTCGCTTAGTTTCAATACTCACGGTCATCACATGACGGATCCCGAAACGCAGATTGATCGTCAATTGCAG ATTGATTTGATGGGATTATTAAGGCAATCCAAGTATTGGCAAAGGTCTGGAGGTAGAGACCATGTATTTCCTATGACACATCCCAATGCTTTTAGGTTCCTGCGGGATCAACTGAATGAGTCTATTCAGGTTGTTGTTGATTTTGGTCGTTATCCCAAACGCGTTTCTAATTTGAATAAAGATGTAGTGTCCCCGTATGTACATGTTGTGGATTCTTATATTGATGATGAGCCTCATGATCTGTATGAGTCTCGCACCACTCTGCTTTTTTTCAGAGGGAGGACGCACCGTAAGGAT AAAGGCATTGTTCGTGCTAAATTCACAAAGATATTAGCTGGTTTTGATGATGTTCACTACGAACGGAGTTTTGCCACTGGAGAAAACATAAAATTG TCATCTAAAGGGATGCGTTCATCAAAATTCTGTTTGCATCCAGCAGGAGACACGCCTTCCTCTTGCCGCCTTTTTGATGCAATTGTGAGTCACTGTGTTCCTGTTATTGTGAGTGATAAAATTGAACTCCCGTTTGAGAATGAGATTGACTACTCTCAGTTCTCATTGTTCTTTTCCTTCAAAGAAGCACTGGAGCCAGGCTACATGATCGACCAGCTTCGCAGTTTTCCAAAGCAGAAATGGACTGAAATGTGGAGGCAACTCAAAAACATCTCCCATCATTATGAATTCTATTATCCACCCAAAAGCGAAGATGCTGTTAACATGCTGTGGAGACAGATCAGGCACAAGCTTCCGGAGATAAGACAATCTGTTCATAGAAGCAGGAGGCTTAAAATCTCAGATTGGTGGAAGAGATAA
- the LOC127083100 gene encoding uncharacterized protein LOC127083100 isoform X1: MKRTLLGGSVSSRFMISSTSDDTAYGSPHWIGKGLTCVCFKPKGNCQPVCINLTPLQEERLRRLKRRMKVYFDASKLDHQDALRALWSASFPGHELRGLVSDQWKEMGWQGRDPSTDFRGAGFISLENLLFFAKTFSTSFQNLLMKQGRKGVVFEYPFAVAGVNITFMIMQMLDLDAATKPRTFIRTVFLQMLSENEWAFDLLYCVAFVVMDKQWLETNATYMQFNDILKSTRVQLEKELMIDDVLRIEDMPSYSLLS, encoded by the exons ATGAAACGCACTTTGTTAGGAGGATCAGTTTCATCGCGTTTCATGATTTCTTCTACTTCAG ATGATACAGCATATGGCTCCCCTCATTGGATTGGTAAAGGACTGACCTGTGTTTGTTTCAAGCCTAAGGGAAACTGCCAACCCGTCTGCATTAATTTGACCCCTTTACAG GAGGAAAGGCTTAGAAGATTGAAACGCAGAATGAAAGTTTACTTTGATGCTTCCAAGCTTGATCACCAG GATGCTTTGAGAGCTCTTTGGTCTGCTTCATTCCCTGGTCATGAGCTCAGAGGTTTGGTTTCTGATCAATGGAAGGAAATGGGGTGGCAAGGAAGAGATCCTTCTACTGATTTCAG AGGAGCTGGTTTTATATCCTTGGAGAACCTCCTATTCTTTGCTAAGACATTCTCC ACTTCTTTTCAGAATCTTTTGATGAAGCAAGGAAGAAAGGGAGTTGTTTTCGAGTATCCCTTTGCTGTTGCTGGTGTAAATATTACTTTCATGATTATGCAAATGTTAGACCTCGATGCAGCAA CCAAACCCAGGACTTTCATTAGAACAGTTTTTCTACAAATGCTTTCGG AAAATGAATGGGCATTTGATTTGCTTTATTGCGTTGCATTTGTGGTCATGGACAAACAGTGGTTGGAGACAAACGCTACGTACATGCAATTTAAT GATATCTTGAAATCAACGCGAGTTCAGCTGGAGAAAGAGTTGATGATTGATGATGTTCTACGGATTGAAGACATGCCTTCTTATAGTCTTCTTTCTTGA
- the LOC127083100 gene encoding uncharacterized protein LOC127083100 isoform X2: MKVYFDASKLDHQDALRALWSASFPGHELRGLVSDQWKEMGWQGRDPSTDFRGAGFISLENLLFFAKTFSTSFQNLLMKQGRKGVVFEYPFAVAGVNITFMIMQMLDLDAATKPRTFIRTVFLQMLSENEWAFDLLYCVAFVVMDKQWLETNATYMQFNDILKSTRVQLEKELMIDDVLRIEDMPSYSLLS; this comes from the exons ATGAAAGTTTACTTTGATGCTTCCAAGCTTGATCACCAG GATGCTTTGAGAGCTCTTTGGTCTGCTTCATTCCCTGGTCATGAGCTCAGAGGTTTGGTTTCTGATCAATGGAAGGAAATGGGGTGGCAAGGAAGAGATCCTTCTACTGATTTCAG AGGAGCTGGTTTTATATCCTTGGAGAACCTCCTATTCTTTGCTAAGACATTCTCC ACTTCTTTTCAGAATCTTTTGATGAAGCAAGGAAGAAAGGGAGTTGTTTTCGAGTATCCCTTTGCTGTTGCTGGTGTAAATATTACTTTCATGATTATGCAAATGTTAGACCTCGATGCAGCAA CCAAACCCAGGACTTTCATTAGAACAGTTTTTCTACAAATGCTTTCGG AAAATGAATGGGCATTTGATTTGCTTTATTGCGTTGCATTTGTGGTCATGGACAAACAGTGGTTGGAGACAAACGCTACGTACATGCAATTTAAT GATATCTTGAAATCAACGCGAGTTCAGCTGGAGAAAGAGTTGATGATTGATGATGTTCTACGGATTGAAGACATGCCTTCTTATAGTCTTCTTTCTTGA